Proteins from a single region of Xiphophorus maculatus strain JP 163 A chromosome 22, X_maculatus-5.0-male, whole genome shotgun sequence:
- the cryzl1 gene encoding quinone oxidoreductase-like protein 1 isoform X1, which yields MKGLYGRAAEGDAEPKFVIQETTLPDVLGSHQVRMKVKACGLSPLDFKLIQEVGIQRDFIPVGREVAGVVLQVGPKVTFFQPEDEVVGVLPLDSPCSGLCEVIDIDEYYIVQKPEKLSSLCAAGALRDGVCAYTALHTHARMAAGHTLLVMDGSSPFGLMCVQLACYHAVKVLTTSHSPQKQAFLEQLRPSVGVQDPLVARVIPVHNGSSDLLSVVLEETGGLGVDIVVDSGVCLHGDEEEEDKKLLPHKHDIISVLGVGGHWVTSHKNLQLDPPDCRLLHLKSASVSFLNPEVWTTSSAQQGRYLHILKDIVEKMSAGVLRPQMKEAVPLYEATVAMETVQRHPKKKAVVQL from the exons ATGAAAGGTTTATACGGCCGAGCTGCAGAGGGCGACGCTGAGCCCAAGTTTGTAATTCAGGAAACG acTCTCCCAGATGTTTTAGGCAGCCATCAGGTCAGAATGAAGGTCAAAGCATGTGGACTCAGCCCTCTAGActtcaag TTGATTCAGGAAGTGGGGATCCAGAGGGATTTCATTCCTGTTGGCAGAGAGGTGGCAGGCGTCGTCCTTCAAG ttGGACCCAAAGTGACCTTCTTTCAACCAGAGGACGAGGTTGTAG GAGTTCTTCCTCTGGACTCACCTTGTTCTGGACTCTGTGAAGTCATTGACATAGATGAGTACTATATAG TTCAAAAGCCAGAGAAGCTCAGCTCTTTGTGTGCGGCGGGAGCTCTGCGTGACGGCGTCTGTGCCTACACTgccctacacacacacgcccgcatgGCAGCTGGACACACACTCCTGGTGATGGACGGGTCCAGT CCTTTCGGCCTCATGTGCGTCCAGCTGGCCTGTTACCACGCAGTCAAGGTTCTCACCACGTCACACTCGCCGCAGAAACAGGCCTTCCTGGAGCAGCTTCGGCCCAGCGTAG GCGTTCAAGATCCTTTAGTAG CCAGAGTGATTCCGGTGCATAACGGATCATCGGACCTGCTGTCGGTGGTTCTGGAGGAGACGGGAGGACTGGGAGTGGATATAGTTGTGGATTCTGGAG tttgtcTCCACGgagacgaagaggaggaggataaGAAATTACTCCCCCATAAGCATGATATCATCAGTGTGCTCGGAGTGGGAGGGCATTGGGTCACCTCCCACAAAAACCTGCAG TTGGATCCTCCAGATTGCAGGTTACTGCATTTAAAATCTGCCTCCGTGTCTTTCCTCAACCCTGAGGTCTGGACGACCTCATCGGCTCAGCAAGGACGGTACCTCC ATATTCTAAAAGACATTGTGGAGAAGATGTCAGCTGGAGTTCTCAG ACCTCAGATGAAGGAAGCTGTTCCTCTATATGAAGCCacagttgccatggagactgtCCAGCGTCATCCCAAGAAAAAGGCCGTCGTTCAGCTCTAG
- the cryzl1 gene encoding quinone oxidoreductase-like protein 1 isoform X2, whose amino-acid sequence MKGLYGRAAEGDAEPKFVIQETTLPDVLGSHQVRMKVKACGLSPLDFKLIQEVGIQRDFIPVGREVAGVVLQVGPKVTFFQPEDEVVGVLPLDSPCSGLCEVIDIDEYYIVQKPEKLSSLCAAGALRDGVCAYTALHTHARMAAGHTLLVMDGSSPFGLMCVQLACYHAVKVLTTSHSPQKQAFLEQLRPSVARVIPVHNGSSDLLSVVLEETGGLGVDIVVDSGVCLHGDEEEEDKKLLPHKHDIISVLGVGGHWVTSHKNLQLDPPDCRLLHLKSASVSFLNPEVWTTSSAQQGRYLHILKDIVEKMSAGVLRPQMKEAVPLYEATVAMETVQRHPKKKAVVQL is encoded by the exons ATGAAAGGTTTATACGGCCGAGCTGCAGAGGGCGACGCTGAGCCCAAGTTTGTAATTCAGGAAACG acTCTCCCAGATGTTTTAGGCAGCCATCAGGTCAGAATGAAGGTCAAAGCATGTGGACTCAGCCCTCTAGActtcaag TTGATTCAGGAAGTGGGGATCCAGAGGGATTTCATTCCTGTTGGCAGAGAGGTGGCAGGCGTCGTCCTTCAAG ttGGACCCAAAGTGACCTTCTTTCAACCAGAGGACGAGGTTGTAG GAGTTCTTCCTCTGGACTCACCTTGTTCTGGACTCTGTGAAGTCATTGACATAGATGAGTACTATATAG TTCAAAAGCCAGAGAAGCTCAGCTCTTTGTGTGCGGCGGGAGCTCTGCGTGACGGCGTCTGTGCCTACACTgccctacacacacacgcccgcatgGCAGCTGGACACACACTCCTGGTGATGGACGGGTCCAGT CCTTTCGGCCTCATGTGCGTCCAGCTGGCCTGTTACCACGCAGTCAAGGTTCTCACCACGTCACACTCGCCGCAGAAACAGGCCTTCCTGGAGCAGCTTCGGCCCAGCGTAG CCAGAGTGATTCCGGTGCATAACGGATCATCGGACCTGCTGTCGGTGGTTCTGGAGGAGACGGGAGGACTGGGAGTGGATATAGTTGTGGATTCTGGAG tttgtcTCCACGgagacgaagaggaggaggataaGAAATTACTCCCCCATAAGCATGATATCATCAGTGTGCTCGGAGTGGGAGGGCATTGGGTCACCTCCCACAAAAACCTGCAG TTGGATCCTCCAGATTGCAGGTTACTGCATTTAAAATCTGCCTCCGTGTCTTTCCTCAACCCTGAGGTCTGGACGACCTCATCGGCTCAGCAAGGACGGTACCTCC ATATTCTAAAAGACATTGTGGAGAAGATGTCAGCTGGAGTTCTCAG ACCTCAGATGAAGGAAGCTGTTCCTCTATATGAAGCCacagttgccatggagactgtCCAGCGTCATCCCAAGAAAAAGGCCGTCGTTCAGCTCTAG